The following are encoded together in the Novipirellula artificiosorum genome:
- a CDS encoding outer membrane protein assembly factor BamB family protein — MLQPRLWLVLSTYVLLGHAALAQDWPQWRGPNGDNHADPSTDAPLRWDLTTSENVSWKTAIPGYGHSTPIVVGDSIFLTTADEDAGTQSVLKLDRQSGRLMDNWVLHRGTLPERIHSKNSYASPSPASDGERVFACFHTDDAIWLTALTFEGREVWKKKIGDFKPQRFQFGYGASPIVEDDLVIVASEYDGADSGLYALDVQSGQVVWNAKRPVNLNFASPIAATLAGKRQILLAGGELICSYDPPSGRELWRVETTTEAICGTVVWDDRRVLISGGNPDSGTWCVAGDGSRNLIWDNQIKCYEQSLLTISNYVFAVADNGVAFCWRTVDGKPMWQKRLFGGGVSASPTLVRDRIYIASERGTVYVLAATPDRFDLLAENQTGDSIFATPLAIDDRLLIRTTVIEGPKQQQYLVALGQQ; from the coding sequence ATGCTTCAACCGCGACTCTGGCTCGTGCTTTCGACCTATGTCTTGCTCGGTCATGCAGCTTTGGCCCAAGATTGGCCTCAGTGGCGTGGCCCCAATGGCGACAACCACGCGGACCCGTCCACCGATGCCCCACTTCGATGGGATCTGACCACGTCGGAAAATGTCTCTTGGAAAACGGCGATCCCAGGCTACGGTCATTCGACGCCAATCGTCGTGGGCGATTCGATTTTCTTGACGACGGCCGATGAAGACGCTGGGACTCAGAGCGTCTTGAAACTGGATCGCCAAAGTGGTCGTTTGATGGACAATTGGGTTCTGCACCGCGGCACGTTGCCCGAGCGGATCCACTCGAAAAACTCCTACGCGTCGCCAAGTCCGGCATCCGACGGAGAGCGTGTGTTTGCCTGTTTCCACACCGACGATGCGATTTGGCTGACCGCTTTGACGTTCGAAGGACGCGAAGTTTGGAAAAAGAAAATCGGCGATTTCAAACCACAGCGATTTCAGTTTGGCTATGGCGCCAGTCCGATCGTCGAGGACGACTTGGTGATCGTTGCGTCAGAGTACGATGGTGCCGATAGCGGGCTGTACGCCTTGGATGTCCAATCGGGGCAAGTGGTTTGGAACGCAAAGCGACCCGTCAATTTGAACTTTGCATCCCCCATCGCCGCGACACTCGCTGGAAAGCGACAAATCCTGCTGGCCGGTGGCGAATTGATTTGTTCCTATGACCCACCGAGCGGCAGAGAATTGTGGCGAGTCGAAACAACGACCGAAGCGATCTGCGGAACGGTGGTTTGGGACGATCGCCGAGTCCTCATCAGTGGTGGAAATCCCGACTCGGGAACGTGGTGTGTCGCGGGGGACGGTTCACGCAATTTGATCTGGGACAACCAAATCAAATGCTATGAACAATCCTTGTTGACGATTTCCAACTACGTGTTCGCGGTGGCAGATAACGGCGTCGCATTTTGTTGGCGAACCGTTGACGGAAAACCGATGTGGCAGAAAAGACTCTTCGGAGGGGGCGTTAGCGCCTCACCGACATTGGTCCGAGATCGGATCTACATCGCGTCCGAACGAGGTACGGTCTATGTCTTGGCCGCAACGCCGGATCGGTTCGATTTGCTTGCCGAAAATCAAACGGGCGATTCGATCTTTGCCACACCGCTTGCCATTGACGATCGACTGTTGATCCGGACGACCGTCATCGAAGGGCCGAAACAGCAGCAATACCTCGTTGCATTGGGACAGCAATAA